A genomic segment from Paucidesulfovibrio longus DSM 6739 encodes:
- a CDS encoding biotin--[acetyl-CoA-carboxylase] ligase, translating into MSCEIRILHQGYGAICAPLDVDALADSCAGWASDLRASRPFHSCRVPLGALSEIDVLCADADVANSIWIGGRCESGMDLAWEFVRAGALRPWDAVIAVEQTSGRGQLRRPWLSAPGNLHVCFHLACPPSPWDGLLSLLVGYAICSALSELGADLRLKWPNDLYQNGRKVGGILVEQRGDDVIVGMGLNLLRAPQDCEMRKDAAARAGVLEFQGSGFGPARAWRALVNQSKNAYMYHLENNSPTDFLSLVSRRLLWLGHMVFHQDGSEWRRARLIGLHHDGGLVLEREGSRNVVYSGSILFERP; encoded by the coding sequence ATGAGCTGCGAAATCCGCATTTTACATCAAGGCTACGGCGCAATTTGCGCGCCGCTCGACGTGGACGCCCTTGCCGACAGCTGCGCGGGCTGGGCCTCGGACCTGCGCGCGTCCCGGCCGTTTCACTCTTGTCGCGTACCCCTCGGAGCCCTCAGCGAGATCGACGTTCTCTGCGCGGATGCGGATGTCGCCAATTCCATCTGGATTGGCGGCCGCTGCGAATCGGGCATGGATTTGGCCTGGGAGTTCGTCCGCGCCGGAGCGCTGCGCCCCTGGGATGCGGTGATCGCCGTGGAGCAGACCTCCGGAAGAGGCCAACTTCGCCGTCCCTGGCTTTCGGCGCCCGGCAATCTGCACGTCTGCTTTCATCTTGCCTGTCCTCCCTCGCCCTGGGACGGCCTGCTGTCTCTGCTGGTCGGATATGCGATCTGCAGCGCCCTTTCGGAACTCGGGGCCGACCTGCGGCTCAAATGGCCCAACGACTTGTATCAAAATGGTCGCAAAGTCGGTGGAATCCTTGTGGAACAGCGAGGGGACGACGTGATCGTCGGCATGGGGCTGAATCTTCTTCGCGCTCCGCAGGATTGCGAAATGCGTAAAGATGCCGCGGCAAGAGCGGGCGTTTTGGAATTCCAGGGGTCTGGTTTTGGACCGGCGCGTGCTTGGCGTGCGCTTGTAAACCAGTCAAAAAACGCGTATATGTATCACTTGGAAAACAATTCCCCCACCGATTTTCTTTCTCTTGTTTCCCGGCGCCTTCTCTGGCTCGGCCATATGGTCTTCCACCAGGACGGCAGTGAGTGGCGTCGAGCGAGATTGATCGGTCTTCACCATGACGGCGGACTCGTCCTGGAGAGGGAAGGGAGCAGGAACGTCGTCTATTCGGGCAGCATCTTATTCGAGCGGCCCTAA
- a CDS encoding response regulator, whose translation MSDGIRRFLIVDDQEDVTLFMMRILSAQGECACTNDPHDAVQLFERQLKNGCPFDAIFMDIVMPGMDGHEAAEALRRIEADYSVPAGSETKLVMISSLSDVRNVSKSFFRGGLADGYLTKPLSAEGVRAELKKLHLMD comes from the coding sequence ATGAGCGATGGAATCCGGCGCTTCCTGATCGTGGACGACCAGGAGGACGTGACCCTGTTTATGATGCGCATTCTATCCGCACAAGGAGAATGCGCCTGCACGAACGACCCCCACGACGCCGTTCAGCTCTTCGAGCGTCAGTTGAAGAACGGCTGTCCGTTTGACGCCATATTCATGGACATCGTCATGCCGGGCATGGACGGGCATGAGGCTGCGGAAGCGCTGAGGCGGATCGAAGCGGATTATTCCGTGCCCGCAGGGAGCGAGACCAAGCTGGTGATGATCTCTTCCCTGAGCGACGTTCGCAACGTGAGCAAATCGTTCTTCCGTGGAGGGCTGGCGGACGGCTATCTGACCAAGCCGCTTTCGGCCGAGGGCGTACGCGCGGAGCTGAAAAAGCTCCACCTCATGGATTAG
- the sucD gene encoding succinate--CoA ligase subunit alpha, with the protein MLLNEHNSKLLFQKAGVAVPKGVAVTPEELATFSPDFDLPWFLKAQVLTGGRGKAGGILRVDTRADFQPKAEQILNMTIKGHSVPFLRVEPASSIKREFYLSFTVSRARRSIVLTAGREGGVEIENLGADNLLVQDVSLPGGLSDRHVRAAFFHLGLEKEQYASFAALLQGLFCAVLDNGLLLAEINPLVLTADGDFLALDGKVEIDDNMVDLRPDLEAFHTPAHNAPEENRARAAGLSFVKLQGFVGLMVNGAGLAMATMDLLNFSNLPAANFLDLGGGADQERMETAFDLLFSDDAVRVIFINLYGGILSCEKVALAMQGALGGKPPKKPIVARLSGNSAESGLRILKSLNAPNLHLATEMGEAIEILKTLRPDDAPASPFDAPRLAVPDFSPAAAPLAPAQAPFPFGKGTPVLVQGITGREGRLHTELMQAYGTNVVAGVTPFKGGQEVLGVPVYSSVRQAVRAHDVQVSIIFVPPRMAAEAILEAAEAGVPWVVCITEGIPQQDMLSALTQLRGSKTRLIGPNTPGLLVPGELKVGILPVDPFTPGDVAVLSRSGTLTYEVAARLSAAGLGQSLCVGIGGDPFIGTSFTDLFELLRTHEPTKSVVVLGEIGGRAEEDLAEYVRATNFPKPVVSFIAGRTAPPGKRLGHAGAILEKGGSTEDKIEAMRRAGFTVCPDLDGIAEAVRKTR; encoded by the coding sequence ATGCTTCTCAATGAACACAACAGCAAGCTTCTGTTCCAGAAAGCGGGCGTGGCCGTGCCTAAAGGCGTCGCCGTGACCCCTGAGGAACTCGCCACCTTCTCGCCGGACTTCGACCTGCCCTGGTTTCTCAAGGCCCAGGTGCTCACCGGGGGACGCGGCAAGGCGGGCGGCATTCTCCGGGTGGACACCCGCGCCGATTTCCAGCCCAAGGCCGAACAGATCCTGAACATGACCATCAAGGGCCACAGCGTGCCCTTCCTGCGCGTGGAGCCCGCCTCCAGCATCAAGCGCGAATTCTATCTTTCCTTCACCGTCTCCCGCGCCCGCCGGAGCATCGTCCTCACCGCCGGACGCGAAGGCGGCGTGGAAATCGAAAACCTCGGCGCGGACAACCTGCTCGTACAGGACGTTTCCCTGCCGGGCGGCCTTTCGGACCGACACGTGCGCGCGGCATTCTTCCACCTGGGCCTGGAAAAGGAGCAGTACGCCTCCTTCGCCGCCCTGCTGCAAGGACTTTTCTGCGCAGTGCTCGACAACGGGCTGCTCCTGGCCGAGATCAACCCCCTCGTGCTCACGGCGGACGGCGACTTCCTGGCCCTGGACGGCAAGGTGGAGATCGACGACAACATGGTCGATCTGCGGCCGGATCTGGAAGCCTTCCACACTCCGGCGCACAACGCCCCGGAAGAAAACCGGGCCCGCGCCGCCGGACTATCCTTCGTGAAGCTCCAGGGCTTCGTCGGCCTGATGGTCAACGGAGCAGGTCTGGCCATGGCCACCATGGATCTCCTGAACTTCTCGAACCTGCCCGCGGCCAACTTTCTGGACCTGGGCGGCGGCGCGGACCAGGAACGCATGGAAACCGCGTTTGATCTGCTCTTCAGCGACGACGCCGTGCGGGTCATCTTCATCAACCTCTACGGCGGCATCCTCTCCTGCGAGAAGGTCGCCCTGGCCATGCAGGGCGCGCTCGGCGGCAAGCCCCCGAAAAAACCCATCGTGGCCCGCCTTTCCGGAAACAGCGCGGAAAGCGGCCTGAGAATCCTCAAGTCCCTGAACGCACCGAACCTGCATCTGGCCACGGAAATGGGCGAAGCCATTGAAATTCTCAAAACCCTGCGGCCGGACGACGCCCCGGCGAGCCCCTTTGATGCGCCGCGTCTGGCCGTGCCCGACTTCAGCCCCGCGGCAGCGCCCCTTGCCCCGGCTCAGGCCCCCTTCCCCTTCGGCAAGGGCACTCCCGTGCTCGTGCAGGGCATTACCGGGCGCGAAGGCCGACTGCACACCGAGCTGATGCAGGCGTACGGAACCAACGTCGTGGCCGGAGTGACGCCCTTCAAGGGCGGACAGGAAGTGCTCGGCGTGCCGGTCTATTCCTCGGTGCGGCAGGCCGTGCGCGCCCACGACGTGCAGGTCAGCATCATTTTCGTGCCCCCGCGCATGGCGGCCGAGGCGATCCTGGAAGCCGCGGAAGCCGGGGTGCCGTGGGTCGTCTGCATCACCGAAGGCATTCCCCAGCAGGACATGCTTTCCGCGCTCACCCAGCTGCGCGGCTCCAAAACTCGGCTCATCGGCCCGAACACGCCCGGACTGCTCGTGCCCGGCGAGCTGAAGGTCGGCATCCTGCCCGTGGACCCCTTCACGCCCGGCGACGTGGCCGTGCTCTCGCGCAGCGGAACCCTGACCTACGAGGTGGCCGCGCGCCTCTCCGCAGCGGGCCTGGGCCAGTCCCTCTGCGTGGGCATCGGCGGCGACCCCTTCATAGGCACCAGCTTCACGGATCTTTTCGAACTGCTGCGCACCCATGAACCGACCAAATCCGTTGTGGTCCTGGGCGAAATCGGAGGCCGGGCCGAGGAAGACCTCGCCGAGTATGTACGGGCCACGAACTTCCCCAAGCCCGTGGTATCGTTCATCGCGGGCCGTACCGCGCCTCCGGGCAAACGCCTGGGACATGCCGGAGCCATCCTCGAAAAGGGCGGTTCCACGGAAGACAAGATCGAAGCCATGCGGCGCGCAGGCTTCACGGTCTGCCCGGACCTGGACGGCATTGCCGAGGCTGTGCGAAAAACGCGTTGA
- a CDS encoding exopolyphosphatase, which produces MRLVTRSDFDGLACAVLLKEMDLVDDYLFAHPKDLQDGKIKVDKNDVLANVPYVPGAGLWFDHHTSEQERLEKDLVFEGMSKPLPSCARVIWEYYGGEKTFPARFNEMMEAVDKVDSANLGPDDILRPEGWVLLGYVMDPRTGLGRFHDYRISNYQLMLDMIDHCRHMSAAEILELEDVKERTRRYFEQTDLFVEMLKRNTEVHGNLVVIDLRDEETIYSGNRFAVYPLFPDCNISMQVMWGFKKQNIVFTVGHSIINRTSKTDVGKLMLEYGGGGHRGVGTCQIPVEEAEEARERIIARINADG; this is translated from the coding sequence ATGAGACTGGTAACCCGTTCGGACTTCGATGGACTGGCCTGCGCCGTGCTGCTCAAGGAAATGGACCTGGTGGACGACTACCTTTTCGCCCATCCCAAGGATTTGCAGGACGGCAAGATCAAGGTGGACAAGAACGACGTGCTCGCCAACGTGCCCTACGTGCCCGGTGCCGGTCTCTGGTTCGACCACCACACCAGCGAACAGGAGCGGCTGGAAAAGGATCTCGTATTCGAAGGGATGAGCAAGCCCCTGCCCAGCTGCGCCCGCGTGATCTGGGAATACTACGGCGGAGAAAAAACCTTCCCGGCCCGCTTCAACGAGATGATGGAAGCCGTGGACAAGGTGGACAGCGCCAACCTCGGCCCCGACGACATCCTGCGGCCCGAAGGCTGGGTGCTTCTGGGCTACGTCATGGACCCCCGCACCGGCCTGGGCCGCTTCCACGACTACCGCATTTCCAACTATCAGCTCATGCTCGACATGATCGACCACTGCCGCCACATGAGCGCGGCGGAGATTCTGGAGCTGGAGGACGTCAAGGAGCGCACCCGCCGCTATTTCGAGCAGACCGACCTGTTCGTCGAAATGCTCAAGCGCAACACCGAAGTCCACGGCAATCTCGTGGTCATCGACCTGCGCGACGAGGAAACCATCTATTCGGGCAACCGCTTTGCGGTCTATCCCCTCTTCCCCGACTGCAACATCAGCATGCAGGTCATGTGGGGCTTCAAGAAGCAGAACATCGTCTTCACGGTGGGACACAGCATCATCAACCGGACCAGCAAGACCGACGTGGGCAAGCTGATGCTTGAATACGGCGGCGGCGGACACCGGGGCGTGGGCACCTGCCAGATTCCCGTGGAGGAGGCCGAGGAGGCCCGCGAGCGGATCATCGCCCGCATCAATGCGGACGGCTAG
- a CDS encoding glycosyltransferase codes for MPKFKPRTICFLNSNRPWGGGEKFNHDFALLCRDAGLTVHVVANTGSVLAQRLRGQPGLTLHEIRLGNLSFLNPFKLLALRSLFRKERIDTLVMALPADLKAGGLAARWAGVPRIVYRRGIAVPVRDTALNRLLYGRILHRLIVNSLDTKRCVLSANGKLIPEDRIRLVYNGFDVKAYDALPDEPLVTRRGQEIIIGNAGRLTPQKGQRYLLEAARRLKDRGLEFRLLIAGTGESENELKAEAVRLGVDDVTEFLGFVEEMKRFHASLDIFALSSLWEGFGYVLAEAMASERPVAAFAVSSNPEVVEQESTGLLAPPGDATALADALETLARDPALRADMGRKGRERLLERFDTRNVLAQFLKALE; via the coding sequence ATGCCGAAGTTCAAGCCGCGCACGATCTGCTTCCTGAACAGCAACCGCCCCTGGGGCGGCGGCGAAAAGTTCAATCACGACTTCGCCCTGCTCTGCCGCGACGCCGGGCTGACCGTGCATGTCGTGGCCAACACGGGCAGCGTGCTCGCGCAGCGGCTGCGCGGCCAGCCGGGACTGACGCTCCACGAGATCCGCCTCGGCAACCTCAGCTTCCTGAATCCGTTCAAGCTGCTGGCGCTTCGTTCGCTCTTCCGCAAGGAACGCATCGACACCCTGGTCATGGCCCTTCCGGCGGACCTCAAGGCGGGCGGCCTGGCCGCGCGCTGGGCCGGCGTGCCGCGCATCGTCTACCGCCGGGGCATTGCCGTGCCCGTGCGCGACACCGCCCTGAACCGCCTGCTCTACGGCAGGATTCTGCATCGATTGATCGTCAATTCCCTGGACACGAAACGCTGCGTGCTCTCCGCCAATGGGAAGCTGATTCCGGAGGATCGAATCCGGCTGGTCTACAACGGCTTCGACGTGAAAGCCTATGACGCCCTGCCCGACGAGCCGCTTGTGACGCGGCGCGGCCAGGAAATCATCATCGGCAACGCCGGGAGACTGACCCCGCAAAAAGGTCAGCGATACCTGCTGGAAGCGGCCCGCCGGCTCAAGGATCGAGGTCTGGAATTCCGACTGCTCATCGCCGGGACAGGAGAGTCCGAGAATGAACTCAAGGCGGAGGCTGTCCGCCTGGGTGTGGACGACGTCACCGAATTCCTCGGATTCGTGGAGGAGATGAAGCGGTTTCACGCCTCGCTGGACATTTTCGCCCTGTCCTCGCTCTGGGAGGGATTCGGATACGTCCTGGCCGAAGCCATGGCCTCGGAGCGGCCCGTGGCAGCCTTTGCGGTCTCCTCCAATCCCGAGGTGGTGGAACAGGAGTCTACCGGTCTGCTGGCCCCGCCGGGCGACGCCACGGCCCTGGCCGACGCCCTGGAAACCCTGGCCCGCGACCCTGCCCTGCGCGCCGACATGGGCCGCAAGGGCAGAGAACGCCTGCTGGAACGCTTCGACACGCGCAACGTTCTGGCGCAATTCCTCAAGGCCCTGGAATAG
- a CDS encoding pyruvate carboxylase has product MKPKSFKEILDLMSDKPILVANRGIPARRICRSISEMSEAISVMTATDVDKTSPATSGANELMLLGDDPRAYLDIDTIIQKAKQRGVIAIHPGWGFAAEDESFPEKCKEAGIIFIGPPTEAMRTLGNKVAVRKLAKEIGVPVVPGSEEAVNVPEARKIAMQIGLPIMLKAEGGGGGRGIYEVYSEDQLEKAFHKASALAQASFGNPRLYVEKLLTSVRHIEIQVIADQHGNVFAFDERDCSVQRNHQKLIEITPSPWPGMTPELREQLKEYSRRLVKAVGYYSVCTVEFLVEADGTPYLIEVNTRLQVEHGITECRYGIDLVEEQVAIAFGSKLRFDEQNCKPFQHAMQVRINFEDPQNDFSPNAARIERYFAPGGQGVRLDSCIGEGYTFPSQYDSAAALLIAYGRSWEKIVLLMRRALREYVIGGVKTTIPFHRQVLKHPDFISANYNTKFVEMHKNLLLSYSDEAKDSFRLCRLIAEISAKGYNPYVQLGEYRSRADKRVGRFEFVRPPAIDTGFQPRFKRGMDRADIINGLREDRAKGIVHLTDTTTRDITQSNSGNRFRLAEDRLIGPYLDKCGFFSLENGGGAHFHVAMLANMTYPFSEAKEWNRFAPKTLKQILIRSTNVLGYKPQPRNVMRLTGEMIAEDYDVIRCFDFLNHIENMRPFAEVALSSKTNIFEPAISMSWAEGFDVKHYLSVTEEILRMCADVAGVSPKKIQDMIILGLKDMAGVCPPWFMRDLVGQLKKKYPDLVLHYHRHYTDGLFVPSCGAAAAAGANILDVAIGSAVRWYGQGEVLSTASFLEGELGLKTNLDKEMIRSTNFALKQIMPYYDRYTAPYFQGIDHDVVQHGMPGGATSSSQEGAMKQGYIRLLPYMLKFLAETRKIVRYHDVTPGSQITWNTAFLNVTGAHKRGGEKEVRRLLNIMEVINTVPEEKLSELERKARLDIYRDCNDAFRDLLLGKFGKLPLGWPPNWVYESAFGLEWEKALAERTDKSPLESLKDVDLVTERAALDEAIGREPSDEEFVMYLNHPADALKTIEQKSKYGNPNNLPLDVWFEGVQKGEEVQFIGNSGKPHKCKIMDIPEPDGEGVCDVRYIYDSENLSHQVKIREVAKAGRGSVELADPDNPYHVASPSTGDLWVMHVRPGDVVKKGEEIFNISIMKQEKALLAPVSGVVKRVLKTANFEEDKKMVPVMGGELLVELGPPPRSCEKCGEAISLEECKFCPNCGAKR; this is encoded by the coding sequence ATGAAGCCCAAATCGTTTAAAGAGATTCTGGATCTGATGAGCGACAAGCCCATTTTGGTCGCCAACCGGGGCATTCCGGCCCGGCGCATCTGTCGTTCCATCTCGGAGATGTCCGAGGCCATCAGCGTGATGACGGCCACGGACGTGGACAAGACCTCTCCGGCCACGTCGGGCGCCAACGAACTAATGCTCCTAGGCGACGACCCTCGCGCTTACCTGGACATCGACACGATCATCCAGAAGGCCAAGCAGCGGGGCGTCATCGCAATCCATCCCGGCTGGGGTTTTGCCGCCGAGGATGAGTCCTTCCCGGAAAAATGCAAGGAAGCCGGCATCATCTTCATCGGCCCGCCCACGGAAGCCATGCGTACCCTGGGCAACAAGGTCGCCGTCCGCAAGCTGGCCAAGGAAATCGGCGTGCCCGTCGTGCCCGGCTCCGAGGAGGCGGTCAACGTCCCCGAAGCCCGCAAGATCGCCATGCAGATCGGCCTGCCCATCATGCTCAAGGCCGAGGGCGGCGGCGGCGGACGCGGCATCTACGAAGTGTATTCCGAAGACCAGCTCGAAAAGGCGTTTCACAAGGCCTCGGCCCTGGCCCAGGCCAGCTTCGGCAACCCCCGCCTTTACGTCGAAAAGCTGCTGACCTCGGTTCGACACATTGAGATCCAGGTCATCGCGGACCAGCACGGCAACGTCTTCGCCTTTGACGAACGCGACTGCTCGGTGCAGCGCAACCACCAGAAGCTCATCGAGATCACGCCTTCGCCCTGGCCGGGCATGACTCCGGAGCTGCGCGAACAGCTCAAGGAGTATTCCCGCAGGCTGGTCAAGGCCGTGGGCTATTACTCGGTCTGCACGGTGGAGTTCCTCGTGGAGGCCGACGGCACTCCGTATCTCATCGAGGTCAACACCCGTCTCCAGGTGGAGCACGGCATCACCGAATGCCGATACGGCATCGATCTCGTCGAGGAGCAGGTGGCCATCGCCTTCGGCTCCAAGCTGCGTTTCGACGAGCAGAACTGCAAGCCGTTCCAGCACGCCATGCAGGTGCGCATCAACTTCGAAGACCCGCAGAACGACTTCTCGCCCAACGCGGCCCGCATCGAGCGCTACTTCGCGCCGGGCGGCCAGGGCGTGCGCCTGGATTCCTGCATCGGAGAGGGCTACACCTTCCCCTCGCAGTACGATTCCGCCGCCGCCCTGCTCATCGCCTACGGCCGTTCCTGGGAAAAGATCGTCCTGCTCATGCGCCGGGCGCTGCGCGAGTATGTCATCGGCGGCGTGAAGACCACGATCCCGTTCCACCGCCAGGTGCTCAAGCATCCGGATTTCATTTCCGCGAACTACAATACCAAGTTCGTGGAAATGCATAAAAATCTGCTGCTGTCCTATTCGGACGAGGCCAAGGATTCCTTCCGCCTCTGCCGTCTCATCGCCGAGATTTCCGCCAAGGGATACAACCCCTACGTGCAGCTCGGCGAATACCGTTCCCGCGCGGACAAACGCGTGGGCCGCTTCGAGTTCGTGCGCCCGCCGGCGATCGACACGGGATTCCAGCCCCGCTTCAAGCGCGGCATGGACCGGGCCGACATCATCAACGGGCTGCGCGAGGACCGAGCCAAGGGCATCGTCCATCTCACGGACACCACCACCCGCGACATCACCCAGTCCAACTCCGGAAACCGCTTCCGCCTCGCCGAGGATCGGCTCATCGGCCCCTACCTCGACAAGTGCGGATTCTTTTCCCTGGAGAACGGCGGGGGCGCGCATTTCCACGTGGCCATGCTCGCGAACATGACCTACCCCTTCAGCGAGGCCAAGGAGTGGAACCGTTTCGCGCCCAAGACCCTGAAGCAGATCCTGATCCGCTCCACCAACGTGCTCGGCTACAAGCCGCAGCCGCGCAACGTGATGCGGCTCACGGGCGAGATGATCGCCGAGGATTACGACGTCATCCGCTGCTTCGACTTCCTGAACCATATCGAGAATATGCGTCCCTTCGCCGAGGTGGCGCTCTCCAGCAAGACGAACATCTTCGAACCCGCCATCTCCATGTCCTGGGCCGAAGGGTTCGACGTGAAGCACTATCTCTCGGTGACCGAGGAAATTCTGCGCATGTGCGCGGATGTGGCCGGGGTCAGCCCGAAAAAGATCCAGGACATGATCATCCTGGGGCTCAAGGACATGGCCGGGGTCTGCCCGCCGTGGTTCATGCGCGACCTCGTGGGGCAGCTCAAGAAGAAGTACCCCGATCTGGTGCTGCATTACCATCGTCACTACACGGACGGCCTGTTCGTGCCGTCCTGCGGCGCCGCCGCCGCGGCCGGGGCGAACATCCTCGACGTGGCCATCGGCTCGGCCGTGCGCTGGTACGGACAGGGCGAAGTGCTTTCCACGGCTTCCTTCCTGGAAGGCGAGCTGGGCCTGAAGACCAATCTCGACAAGGAGATGATCCGGTCCACCAACTTCGCCCTCAAGCAGATCATGCCCTACTACGACCGCTACACCGCGCCGTACTTCCAGGGCATCGACCACGACGTGGTCCAGCACGGAATGCCGGGCGGCGCCACTTCCTCCTCGCAGGAAGGCGCCATGAAGCAGGGCTACATCCGCCTGCTGCCCTACATGCTCAAGTTCCTCGCCGAGACCCGCAAGATCGTCCGCTACCATGACGTCACGCCCGGTTCCCAGATCACCTGGAACACCGCCTTCCTGAACGTTACGGGCGCGCACAAGCGCGGCGGCGAGAAAGAGGTCCGGCGTCTGCTGAACATCATGGAAGTGATCAACACCGTGCCCGAGGAAAAGCTCTCCGAGCTGGAACGAAAGGCGCGGCTGGACATCTACCGCGACTGCAACGACGCCTTCCGCGACCTGCTCCTCGGCAAGTTCGGCAAGCTGCCCCTGGGCTGGCCTCCGAACTGGGTCTACGAGTCCGCTTTCGGCCTGGAATGGGAAAAGGCCCTGGCCGAGCGCACGGACAAGTCGCCGCTGGAATCCCTCAAGGACGTGGATCTCGTGACCGAACGCGCCGCACTGGACGAGGCCATCGGACGCGAGCCCTCGGACGAGGAATTCGTGATGTACCTCAACCATCCGGCCGACGCGCTGAAAACCATCGAGCAGAAGTCCAAGTACGGCAACCCGAACAACCTGCCGCTGGACGTCTGGTTCGAGGGCGTGCAAAAGGGCGAGGAAGTGCAGTTCATAGGCAATTCCGGAAAGCCCCATAAGTGCAAGATCATGGACATCCCCGAGCCGGACGGCGAGGGCGTCTGCGACGTGCGCTACATCTACGACTCCGAGAACCTCAGCCATCAGGTCAAGATTCGCGAAGTGGCCAAGGCCGGGCGCGGCAGCGTGGAGCTGGCCGATCCGGACAACCCCTACCATGTGGCTTCCCCGTCCACGGGCGACCTCTGGGTCATGCACGTGCGTCCCGGCGACGTGGTCAAGAAGGGCGAGGAGATCTTCAACATCTCCATCATGAAGCAGGAAAAGGCCTTGCTCGCCCCTGTCAGCGGCGTGGTCAAACGCGTGCTGAAGACGGCCAACTTCGAGGAAGACAAGAAGATGGTTCCCGTCATGGGCGGCGAGCTGCTCGTGGAGCTCGGCCCGCCGCCGCGCTCCTGCGAGAAGTGCGGCGAGGCCATCTCTCTGGAAGAGTGCAAGTTCTGCCCGAACTGCGGCGCCAAGCGCTAA
- a CDS encoding HD domain-containing protein, whose translation MQILLVGGAVRNLLLGRPVADKDFLVLGATREDFLARFPNAHEVGKSFPVFLVNGLEHAFPREQDASDAAPADEAETLKADLEARDLTINAMALDEDGNLYCHPQALDDLHRRVLRPARPDALDQDPLRSFRAARFLAEYPDFSPHQELREAMTRSAASGALVDLPPLRVCREVLKALASPRPSLFFRLLAETGCLEHWMPELLRLRGVPAGPPEHHQSADAFEHSLRVADELAGHAETCWMGICHDLGKSLTPPEFWPRHHGHENLGAAPAELLGERLGLPNALIKAGSLAAQLHMTAGRYPALRPGTRVDLLMRLHAARLVEPMFHLVFADKGEEHLPLARRDLAAMLAVRLPEGERNLGPRSGERLRELRAQALSRLPAD comes from the coding sequence ATGCAGATTCTGCTCGTCGGCGGCGCCGTCCGCAACCTTTTACTTGGGCGGCCCGTGGCCGACAAGGACTTTCTCGTGCTTGGGGCCACCAGGGAGGATTTTCTTGCGCGCTTTCCCAACGCGCACGAAGTGGGCAAGAGCTTCCCCGTTTTTCTCGTAAACGGCCTGGAGCACGCCTTTCCAAGGGAACAAGACGCCTCGGACGCCGCCCCCGCAGACGAGGCGGAAACCTTGAAAGCGGACCTCGAAGCACGGGATCTGACCATCAACGCCATGGCGCTTGACGAGGACGGCAACCTCTACTGCCATCCGCAGGCCTTGGACGACCTGCACCGCCGGGTCTTGCGCCCGGCCCGGCCCGACGCCCTGGACCAAGATCCCCTGCGGAGCTTTCGCGCGGCGCGCTTCCTGGCCGAATATCCCGATTTCAGCCCGCATCAGGAACTGCGCGAAGCCATGACGCGGAGCGCCGCCTCAGGCGCGCTGGTCGATCTCCCGCCGCTACGCGTCTGCCGCGAGGTGCTCAAGGCCCTTGCTTCACCCCGCCCTTCCCTTTTCTTCCGACTGCTTGCCGAAACAGGATGCCTGGAGCACTGGATGCCGGAACTTCTGCGGCTGCGCGGCGTTCCCGCCGGCCCGCCGGAACACCACCAGAGCGCCGACGCCTTCGAGCACTCCCTTCGCGTCGCCGACGAGCTGGCGGGCCACGCCGAAACCTGCTGGATGGGCATCTGCCACGACCTGGGCAAGAGCCTCACCCCGCCGGAATTCTGGCCCCGCCACCACGGCCACGAGAACCTGGGCGCCGCCCCCGCCGAACTGCTCGGCGAACGGCTCGGACTGCCCAACGCCCTGATCAAGGCCGGATCTCTCGCCGCCCAGCTGCACATGACCGCAGGGAGGTATCCTGCCTTGCGTCCCGGAACGCGCGTGGACCTGCTGATGCGCCTGCATGCGGCGCGGCTGGTGGAACCCATGTTCCATCTGGTCTTCGCGGACAAGGGAGAAGAGCACCTGCCCCTGGCGCGGCGCGATCTGGCCGCCATGCTCGCGGTCCGGCTGCCCGAGGGCGAACGCAACCTCGGCCCCCGCTCCGGGGAAAGGCTTCGGGAACTGCGCGCCCAGGCGCTGAGCAGGCTTCCTGCGGATTGA